One Alligator mississippiensis isolate rAllMis1 chromosome 16, rAllMis1, whole genome shotgun sequence genomic region harbors:
- the LOC102574228 gene encoding uncharacterized protein LOC102574228, protein MPDPPHPMLQCLPPLTKEAAGVRSPWGETEAGGLACHEIPCMGAWDTHTHTQEAAAGVSLLGKLRQGGWRAPARLHAPPRGLPSCHASGRRRPLPIGAGGGSGRAALPYKAAAGPGPAAPRRRTMASARLCLLGLGCCLLCALGAGDDGLEVRAAESLAPKSQEEKELIVALQEVLEKLKSKRLPSVEKKLGWVPSCDAGEQCAVRKGARIGKLCNCPRGTACNFYILKCL, encoded by the exons ATGCCTGACCCGCCCCATCCCATGCTACAGTGTCTGCCCCCCCTCACAAAGGAGGCTGCTGGGGTGAGGTCTCcctggggggaaactgaggcaggggggctggcttgCCATGAGATCCCTTGCATGGGTGCATgggacacccacacacacacacaggaggctgctgctggggtctccctgctggggaaactgaggcaggggggctggcggGCCCCTGCACGGCTGCACGCCCCCCCCCGGGGGCTGCCCTCGTGCCACGCATCAGGCCGGCGCCGCCCGCTGCCAATCGGGGCGGGGGGTGGGTCCGGCCGCGCCGCCCTGCCCTATAaagcggcggcggggccgggcccggcAGCTCCGCGCCGCAGGACCATGGCCAGCGCCCGCCTCTGCCTGCTCGGCCTcggctgctgcctgctgtgcgcGCTGGGCGCGGGCGACGACGGGCTGGAGGTGCGGGCGGCCGAGAGCCTGGCCCCCAAGagccaggaggagaaggagctg ATCGTGGCCCTGCAGGAGGTGCTGGAGAAGCTGAAGAGCAAGCGCCTGCCCTCGGTGGAGAAGAAGCTGGGCTGGGTGCCCTCG TGTGACGCCGGCGAGCAGTGCGCCGTCAGGAAAGGTGCCCGCATCGGGAAGCTCTGCAACTGCCCCCGTGGCACGGCCTGCAACTTCTACATCCTCAAGTGCCTGTGA